Proteins from one Coffea arabica cultivar ET-39 chromosome 8c, Coffea Arabica ET-39 HiFi, whole genome shotgun sequence genomic window:
- the LOC113707383 gene encoding probable polyamine transporter At1g31830 isoform X3 yields MGEYDGSEYVVIDEVPPPRAGHSSRKVSVLPLVFLIFYEVSGGPFGVEDSVNAAGPLLALLGFLVFPFIWSIPEALITAEMGTMFPENSGYVVWVSSALGPFWGFQQGWVKWLSGVIDNALYPVLFLDYLKSGFPAVGHGFPRVLAVLALTIVLTYMNYRGLTIVGWVAILLGISSLLPFAVMGLISIPKLRPGRWLVADIHHVDWNLYLNTLFWNLNYWDSISTLAGEVENPKKTLPKSLFYAVILVVVSYFIPLLVGTGAVPLQRDEWTDGYFSDIAKMLGGAWLRWWIQAAAAMSNMGMFVAEMSSDSFQLLGMAERGMLPEFFAKRSRYGTPLIGILFSASGVFLLSWMSFQEIVAAENFLYCFGMILEFIAFVRLRYKYPNASRPYKIPVGNIGSILICTPPTILICAVLAFSSLKVMIVSLIAVVIGLVMHPCLKHFEKKRWMKFSISSDLPDIQATARESTETFIA; encoded by the coding sequence ATGGGGGAATATGATGGATCAGAATATGTGGTAATTGATGAGGTTCCTCCTCCTAGAGCTGGTCATAGTAGTAGGAAAGTTTCGGTTTTGCCCCTTGTTTTCCTCATCTTTTATGAAGTATCAGGGGGCCCATTTGGGGTTGAGGATAGTGTCAATGCTGCTGGTCCTCTTTTAGCTCTTCTGGGATTTTTAGTATTTCCATTCATATGGAGTATTCCCGAGGCGTTAATCACAGCTGAGATGGGAACTATGTTTCCTGAAAATAGTGGTTATGTCGTTTGGGTTTCAAGCGCTTTAGGACCGTTCTGGGGTTTCCAGCAAGGTTGGGTGAAATGGTTAAGTGGGGTTATTGATAATGCTCTGTATCCTGTTTTGTTTCTGGATTATTTGAAATCTGGTTTCCCTGCAGTCGGTCATGGTTTCCCTAGGGTCCTTGCTGTATTGGCCTTGACTATTGTCCTAACTTATATGAACTATAGGGGTTTAACAATTGTTGGATGGGTTGCTATTCTGCTTGGCATCTCTTCACTCCTGCCTTTTGCTGTTATGGGACTTATTTCAATTCCTAAGTTAAGACCCGGAAGATGGTTGGTGGCAGATATTCACCATGTAGATTGGAATTTGTATCTGAATACCCTCTTTTGGAATCTGAACTATTGGGACTCTATAAGCACACTTGCAGGAGAGGTAGAGAATCCAAAGAAAACTTTGCCAAAATCTCTTTTCTATGCAGTGATTTTAGTGGTTGTTAGTTATTTCATTCCTCTTCTGGTTGGAACTGGTGCTGTTCCACTGCAGAGGGATGAGTGGACGGATGGTTATTTTTCAGATATTGCGAAGATGCTAGGTGGTGCATGGTTGAGATGGTGGATTCAGGCTGCTGCAGCTATGTCAAATATGGGGATGTTTGTTGCTGAGATGAGCAGCGATTCTTTTCAGCTTCTTGGTATGGCTGAAAGAGGAATGCTTCCTGAGTTCTTTGCCAAGAGATCTCGCTATGGTACACCTCTAATTGGGATCCTTTTTTCAGCTTCAGGTGTGTTTTTGCTTTCATGGATGAGCTTTCAGGAAATAGTAGCTGCTGAGAACTTCTTATATTGCTTTGGAATGATATTGGAATTTATTGCTTTTGTCCGGTTAAGATACAAGTATCCAAATGCATCTCGCCCATATAAGATTCCAGTGGGAAATATTGGATCCATTCTAATATGTACACCACCAACCATACTGATATGTGCTGTCCTGGCATTTTCTTCTCTGAAAGTCATGATTGTAAGTCTCATTGCTGTTGTCATAGGGCTAGTAATGCATCCATGTCTTAagcattttgaaaagaaaagatggaTGAAGTTCTCCATAAGTTCTGATCTTCCAGATATTCAAGCTACTGCTCGCGAGAGCACAGAGACCTTTATTGCCTAA
- the LOC113707383 gene encoding probable polyamine transporter At1g31830 isoform X2 gives MKLRNTTNRQAAIAMGEYDGSEYVVIDEVPPPRAGHSSRKVSVLPLVFLIFYEVSGGPFGVEDSVNAAGPLLALLGFLVFPFIWSIPEALITAEMGTMFPENSGYVVWVSSALGPFWGFQQGWVKWLSGVIDNALYPVLFLDYLKSGFPAVGHGFPRVLAVLALTIVLTYMNYRGLTIVGWVAILLGISSLLPFAVMGLISIPKLRPGRWLVADIHHVDWNLYLNTLFWNLNYWDSISTLAGEVENPKKTLPKSLFYAVILVVVSYFIPLLVGTGAVPLQRDEWTDGYFSDIAKMLGGAWLRWWIQAAAAMSNMGMFVAEMSSDSFQLLGMAERGMLPEFFAKRSRYGTPLIGILFSASGVFLLSWMSFQEIVAAENFLYCFGMILEFIAFVRLRYKYPNASRPYKIPVGNIGSILICTPPTILICAVLAFSSLKVMIVSLIAVVIGLVMHPCLKHFEKKRWMKFSISSDLPDIQATARESTETFIA, from the exons ATG AAATTGAGGAATACAACTAACAGACAAGCTGCCATTGCAATGGGGGAATATGATGGATCAGAATATGTGGTAATTGATGAGGTTCCTCCTCCTAGAGCTGGTCATAGTAGTAGGAAAGTTTCGGTTTTGCCCCTTGTTTTCCTCATCTTTTATGAAGTATCAGGGGGCCCATTTGGGGTTGAGGATAGTGTCAATGCTGCTGGTCCTCTTTTAGCTCTTCTGGGATTTTTAGTATTTCCATTCATATGGAGTATTCCCGAGGCGTTAATCACAGCTGAGATGGGAACTATGTTTCCTGAAAATAGTGGTTATGTCGTTTGGGTTTCAAGCGCTTTAGGACCGTTCTGGGGTTTCCAGCAAGGTTGGGTGAAATGGTTAAGTGGGGTTATTGATAATGCTCTGTATCCTGTTTTGTTTCTGGATTATTTGAAATCTGGTTTCCCTGCAGTCGGTCATGGTTTCCCTAGGGTCCTTGCTGTATTGGCCTTGACTATTGTCCTAACTTATATGAACTATAGGGGTTTAACAATTGTTGGATGGGTTGCTATTCTGCTTGGCATCTCTTCACTCCTGCCTTTTGCTGTTATGGGACTTATTTCAATTCCTAAGTTAAGACCCGGAAGATGGTTGGTGGCAGATATTCACCATGTAGATTGGAATTTGTATCTGAATACCCTCTTTTGGAATCTGAACTATTGGGACTCTATAAGCACACTTGCAGGAGAGGTAGAGAATCCAAAGAAAACTTTGCCAAAATCTCTTTTCTATGCAGTGATTTTAGTGGTTGTTAGTTATTTCATTCCTCTTCTGGTTGGAACTGGTGCTGTTCCACTGCAGAGGGATGAGTGGACGGATGGTTATTTTTCAGATATTGCGAAGATGCTAGGTGGTGCATGGTTGAGATGGTGGATTCAGGCTGCTGCAGCTATGTCAAATATGGGGATGTTTGTTGCTGAGATGAGCAGCGATTCTTTTCAGCTTCTTGGTATGGCTGAAAGAGGAATGCTTCCTGAGTTCTTTGCCAAGAGATCTCGCTATGGTACACCTCTAATTGGGATCCTTTTTTCAGCTTCAGGTGTGTTTTTGCTTTCATGGATGAGCTTTCAGGAAATAGTAGCTGCTGAGAACTTCTTATATTGCTTTGGAATGATATTGGAATTTATTGCTTTTGTCCGGTTAAGATACAAGTATCCAAATGCATCTCGCCCATATAAGATTCCAGTGGGAAATATTGGATCCATTCTAATATGTACACCACCAACCATACTGATATGTGCTGTCCTGGCATTTTCTTCTCTGAAAGTCATGATTGTAAGTCTCATTGCTGTTGTCATAGGGCTAGTAATGCATCCATGTCTTAagcattttgaaaagaaaagatggaTGAAGTTCTCCATAAGTTCTGATCTTCCAGATATTCAAGCTACTGCTCGCGAGAGCACAGAGACCTTTATTGCCTAA